A portion of the bacterium genome contains these proteins:
- a CDS encoding heavy metal translocating P-type ATPase: MMTGLNQVFILIGGAVAIGLLAWFFFGPKKGESVEVIADKAPQNPTERVDLDILGMTCASCVIRVEKALRRVHGVIEANVNLAAKTASIRIELGAASTQELLNAVDKIGYEAEIAKKKTVLTLRKASETEQREYFYRMLFAAILTTPLLSSMLPGMPMWLSNSYLQFVLASGALFGTGWSFYINAYRSLLQRTSDMNVLIAIGTGAAFIYSAVGTFFGGWLISHGIEPHLYYEVAATIVTLILFGRFLEARAKGRTSAAIQKLLSLQPKIARVIRDGNLVELSVDLVQINDHIQVRPGERIPVDGIIEEGQSEVDESMLTGESLPVEKAKGEKVFTGTINQSGTFIFLATGVGEDTAIARIVNLVQQAQGSKAPIQRLADVVAGYFVPVVMMIAVATFTLWLAFGPSPSYLWALQNFISVLIIACPCALGLATPTSIMVGTGKGAEIGILIRDAAALETAHQIDVILLDKTGTITKGKPEVTDILSLTEIAEDELLRIAAVAEYGSEHPLASSILHKAQERNIPITSPEKFNAKAGFGVEAVVNGQDVILGNARLMESHNINLSSAQSYMNEGKTPIYIAQNGILIGIIAIADMIRQGSRQAVERLKQMGIEVWMITGDNPATAKAIAREAGIENVRSEVLPENKAQVVKEFQAGAKRVAMVGDGINDAPALAQADVGIAMGGGADIAIESSDITLLRDDLNAVPDALLLSRATMRNIKQNLFFAFIYNILGIPIAAGALYPFTGLLLNPMLAAGAMALSSVSVVTNALRLRTLRLRG, from the coding sequence ATGATGACTGGATTGAATCAGGTTTTTATTCTTATAGGCGGGGCGGTTGCTATTGGGCTTTTGGCTTGGTTCTTCTTTGGACCTAAAAAAGGCGAAAGCGTTGAGGTGATCGCGGATAAAGCCCCCCAGAATCCAACCGAACGGGTGGATTTGGATATTTTAGGGATGACATGCGCGTCATGTGTTATTCGTGTTGAGAAGGCGCTTCGGAGGGTTCATGGTGTTATTGAAGCGAATGTCAATCTAGCCGCCAAGACGGCATCTATTAGGATCGAGCTCGGGGCAGCCTCAACTCAAGAATTGCTTAATGCGGTTGATAAAATCGGATATGAAGCCGAGATTGCCAAAAAGAAGACCGTTTTAACCCTAAGAAAGGCAAGTGAAACTGAACAACGGGAATATTTCTACCGAATGCTTTTCGCTGCAATCCTAACCACGCCTCTTTTATCTTCTATGCTTCCAGGAATGCCGATGTGGTTGAGCAATTCTTATCTCCAATTCGTTCTGGCTTCAGGAGCGCTTTTCGGAACAGGATGGTCTTTTTATATAAACGCCTATCGATCGCTTTTGCAGCGCACCAGCGATATGAACGTGCTTATTGCCATCGGCACCGGAGCGGCATTCATCTATAGCGCGGTGGGAACCTTCTTTGGGGGATGGCTTATCAGTCACGGAATCGAGCCGCATCTATATTATGAAGTTGCAGCGACAATCGTTACGTTAATCCTATTTGGCCGTTTTCTCGAAGCTCGCGCAAAGGGGCGAACGAGCGCAGCTATTCAAAAGTTGCTTTCGCTCCAGCCTAAGATCGCTCGTGTAATTCGTGATGGTAATCTTGTCGAGTTGTCGGTGGATTTGGTCCAGATAAATGATCACATTCAGGTTCGACCGGGAGAACGTATCCCTGTGGATGGGATTATAGAGGAAGGCCAATCGGAAGTTGATGAAAGTATGCTTACGGGCGAAAGCCTCCCCGTTGAAAAGGCGAAAGGCGAGAAGGTGTTTACCGGCACAATTAATCAATCCGGAACCTTTATCTTCTTAGCAACAGGGGTTGGTGAGGATACGGCAATCGCTCGAATAGTAAATTTGGTACAGCAAGCTCAGGGGTCAAAAGCTCCTATTCAGCGTCTTGCCGATGTGGTGGCAGGTTATTTTGTTCCGGTTGTTATGATGATTGCGGTTGCCACTTTTACCCTATGGCTGGCATTCGGCCCATCGCCGTCTTATCTTTGGGCTCTGCAGAATTTCATTTCGGTCTTAATCATCGCCTGCCCGTGCGCTCTTGGGTTGGCAACGCCTACAAGTATCATGGTTGGAACCGGCAAAGGCGCGGAAATTGGCATTCTTATCCGAGATGCCGCGGCGCTCGAGACCGCCCATCAGATCGATGTAATACTGCTTGACAAGACCGGGACCATTACCAAAGGTAAACCCGAAGTGACCGACATCCTCTCATTAACGGAAATTGCCGAGGATGAATTGCTGCGCATCGCCGCGGTTGCCGAATATGGATCGGAGCACCCGCTAGCCTCTTCAATCTTGCATAAAGCTCAGGAAAGGAATATTCCTATTACTTCACCTGAGAAATTCAACGCTAAGGCCGGATTTGGCGTCGAAGCGGTGGTCAATGGACAAGATGTAATTCTCGGCAATGCCAGGCTCATGGAAAGCCATAATATCAACCTCTCGTCAGCTCAAAGCTATATGAATGAAGGCAAAACTCCCATTTATATTGCCCAGAATGGAATTCTTATCGGAATTATTGCGATTGCGGATATGATCCGACAGGGAAGCCGCCAAGCAGTCGAGCGCCTAAAGCAGATGGGGATTGAAGTGTGGATGATAACCGGTGATAATCCTGCTACTGCGAAAGCAATCGCTCGAGAGGCCGGAATTGAAAACGTTCGCTCTGAAGTTCTGCCTGAAAACAAGGCGCAAGTTGTGAAGGAATTTCAAGCGGGCGCAAAGCGAGTGGCGATGGTTGGGGATGGCATCAATGACGCTCCTGCTCTTGCTCAAGCCGACGTTGGCATCGCGATGGGCGGCGGCGCTGATATTGCGATCGAGTCGAGCGATATCACTTTGCTGCGAGATGATTTGAACGCTGTACCCGATGCGCTTCTTCTTTCACGGGCAACGATGCGAAACATAAAACAGAACCTATTTTTCGCTTTTATCTACAACATCCTCGGTATTCCAATCGCCGCCGGAGCACTCTATCCCTTCACTGGATTGCTTCTAAACCCCATGCTTGCCGCGGGAGCAATGGCTCTCTCATCCGTCTCCGTAGTAACCAACGCCCTCCGCTTAAGAACCTTGCGTCTAAGAGGGTAA
- a CDS encoding aspartate ammonia-lyase, which translates to MAARIEKDSLGEREVPADVYWGLQTLRAIENFPISGIREHPRMIEAYVMLKKACAIANKELDLLDPAKADAIVKAADEMLEGKLRDQFVVDVFQAGAGTSFNMNVNEALANRAIEILGGTKGQYNLVNPNDDVNYGQSTNDTFPTAMRIAARLLISEFVPVLDRLIEAFAAKGVEFDHVLKSGRTHLQDAVPIRLGQEFTAYSITMKKCKRLLKEATYEVEELTIGGSAAGTGINTDPLYRFRVVELISQWTGIQFRPAEDMCEAMESQMPMAALGAALRIIALELTRIANDLRLLCSGPLTGLAEITLPAVQPGSSIMPGKVNPSMAENLNMICYQVIGLAQSIDLATQAGQLELNVMMPLIAYDAHFALEILKNGIDVFTRFAVLGITADADKCRHYAETSPSLATALNPHVGYTVAADVVKQALKEHKSVVDVVRERNLLTEEEIKQIFDPYKMTEPGIPGKDGGK; encoded by the coding sequence ATGGCTGCTCGAATTGAGAAAGATTCGTTAGGGGAACGAGAAGTACCGGCCGATGTCTACTGGGGGCTTCAAACGCTGAGGGCAATCGAGAATTTCCCAATTAGCGGAATTCGCGAGCATCCGCGCATGATTGAAGCCTATGTGATGCTCAAGAAAGCATGCGCGATTGCGAATAAGGAATTAGACCTGCTCGATCCCGCAAAAGCCGATGCTATTGTCAAAGCTGCTGATGAAATGCTTGAAGGCAAGCTGCGCGATCAGTTTGTAGTAGATGTTTTTCAGGCTGGCGCAGGCACCTCGTTTAATATGAACGTCAACGAAGCGCTGGCCAATCGCGCGATTGAGATACTTGGCGGAACGAAGGGACAATACAACCTCGTAAACCCAAACGACGACGTCAACTACGGCCAATCGACCAACGATACCTTCCCAACAGCCATGCGGATTGCAGCACGCCTCCTAATTAGCGAGTTTGTGCCGGTTCTCGATCGACTTATCGAAGCTTTTGCCGCAAAAGGAGTTGAGTTCGATCACGTCCTTAAATCGGGACGTACTCATTTACAGGATGCAGTTCCGATTCGTTTAGGTCAGGAGTTCACCGCTTATTCAATTACGATGAAAAAGTGCAAGCGATTGCTCAAAGAGGCGACTTATGAAGTTGAAGAACTCACAATAGGTGGAAGCGCCGCCGGAACTGGCATCAATACTGATCCCCTCTATCGTTTCCGAGTAGTTGAGCTGATAAGTCAGTGGACAGGCATACAATTCCGGCCGGCAGAAGATATGTGTGAGGCAATGGAAAGCCAGATGCCGATGGCCGCTTTAGGCGCTGCGCTTCGAATTATCGCTCTTGAACTAACGCGAATCGCCAACGATCTGCGCCTTTTATGCTCAGGGCCTCTTACCGGGCTTGCAGAAATCACTCTTCCCGCCGTTCAACCTGGCAGCAGCATCATGCCCGGTAAGGTCAACCCTTCGATGGCGGAGAATTTAAACATGATCTGCTATCAGGTAATCGGTCTCGCACAATCAATCGATCTGGCAACCCAAGCCGGACAGCTTGAGCTTAATGTGATGATGCCCCTCATCGCTTACGACGCCCATTTCGCTTTAGAGATATTAAAGAATGGTATCGATGTCTTTACACGCTTTGCAGTGCTAGGAATAACCGCTGACGCTGATAAATGCCGCCACTATGCCGAAACCAGCCCCAGCCTAGCCACTGCTCTCAACCCCCACGTCGGCTATACCGTCGCTGCCGATGTTGTCAAACAGGCGCTAAAAGAGCACAAGTCAGTCGTTGATGTCGTCCGAGAGCGCAATCTTCTCACCGAGGAGGAAATCAAACAAATCTTCGATCCCTACAAAATGACCGAACCCGGTATTCCTGGGAAAGACGGGGGTAAGTAG
- a CDS encoding RNA polymerase sigma factor: protein MSELKMPQIPPLTVVISDEELVTKAQLGDREALGELLRRHSNHAYYIARQMAPRDYEDVVQDACVKATEAIGQCRGSFGAWFTTIVRRQAIDFYRAQKRVDLNTQPIETMLVELADTSSTHEFEIDEGSLDLADQLAELMGGLTSTQREVIAALYTEASATSQSSALIKRASHRIGKTEGAVRNALFQIRRAIQERAPVGLIEEIIDQADRDDILMVVLQHMVPELFEDQLRSQLHKLAELGLSEANWSLAAIHTSKSALWELGFVVWPRTGAKSTPTVIIAACDYGRKSRAELLEWAAAIEIKVRQVCDEIGLRLSEPTTNNHLRIASSRSDLARLMA, encoded by the coding sequence ATGTCTGAATTGAAAATGCCGCAAATACCGCCTTTAACGGTGGTTATATCAGACGAAGAGCTAGTGACCAAAGCCCAGCTAGGGGATAGGGAAGCTTTGGGAGAGCTATTGCGTCGCCATTCGAACCATGCCTACTATATCGCCCGCCAGATGGCGCCAAGGGATTATGAAGATGTTGTTCAAGATGCCTGCGTGAAGGCAACTGAAGCCATCGGGCAGTGCCGCGGTTCTTTCGGTGCATGGTTCACAACAATTGTCCGTCGCCAAGCCATAGATTTCTATCGTGCTCAAAAGAGGGTTGACCTGAATACTCAGCCGATTGAAACAATGCTTGTTGAACTGGCGGATACCTCATCTACACATGAATTCGAAATTGATGAAGGATCGCTCGACCTTGCGGATCAACTTGCGGAACTGATGGGCGGTCTTACAAGCACCCAGCGAGAAGTGATTGCCGCTCTTTATACGGAAGCTTCTGCAACCTCCCAGTCTTCCGCGTTAATAAAGCGCGCATCTCATCGTATCGGCAAGACTGAAGGGGCTGTCAGGAATGCGCTGTTCCAAATTCGACGAGCCATTCAGGAACGCGCTCCTGTTGGATTAATAGAAGAAATTATCGATCAAGCGGACCGTGATGATATTCTAATGGTTGTGTTGCAGCACATGGTGCCGGAGTTGTTTGAAGATCAGCTTCGAAGTCAACTTCACAAGCTTGCAGAGCTTGGGTTGAGTGAAGCCAATTGGTCTCTGGCGGCAATCCATACTTCAAAGAGCGCTTTGTGGGAATTAGGCTTTGTTGTTTGGCCTCGCACAGGTGCAAAATCCACCCCAACGGTGATCATCGCGGCTTGTGACTACGGTCGAAAATCACGCGCTGAGCTTTTAGAATGGGCAGCAGCGATTGAAATAAAGGTTCGTCAAGTGTGTGACGAAATAGGCCTACGGCTCTCCGAGCCTACAACGAATAATCACCTGCGTATAGCTAGCTCACGTTCTGATCTAGCACGTCTAATGGCTTAA
- the dnaA gene encoding chromosomal replication initiator protein DnaA, whose protein sequence is MVEERQQLCLGEEENTAKLRRAFDGALRHLTTQIDRPTFRVLFPTVKPVRYVDGKVVLGVANEFDKTWLSSRYSHMIASAIGSQLGEKVELEFILVRPEEGTLVPQDPLMASPSPTYSRRETLELLPRPEFVDRYAFESFIVGPSNRLAHAGASAVSENPGFKFNPLFIFGGVGLGKTHLLHAIGQQVLTNCPNMRVAYMSGEAFADQYVTAVREQRIEHFRRRLRSVELWLIDDVQFIAGKERTQEEFFHTFNALYQTGRQIVLCSDRPPKELYLMEERLRSRFEQGLVADIAAPDLETRAAILLKKAEADNFEIPMDVVYYVADKIQSNIRSLEGALTRLMTQASLTNQPVTTQLAAKVLGAFFIEPTPYRPAITVKAIIKACCKQFGLSADEMTGQGRKSNIAQARQVAMYLAREHTQLSWKAIGKHLGNRDHTTVMHGHRLIAQSLLDSPAMESAVQEIISVIRSPQSSDED, encoded by the coding sequence GTGGTTGAGGAAAGACAACAGCTTTGCTTAGGTGAAGAAGAGAATACAGCCAAGTTAAGACGCGCATTCGATGGCGCGCTACGTCACTTGACTACCCAGATCGACCGACCGACTTTTCGCGTGCTGTTTCCAACAGTAAAACCCGTGCGTTATGTCGACGGTAAGGTCGTTTTGGGTGTCGCTAACGAATTCGACAAGACTTGGCTCAGCAGTCGCTATTCGCATATGATAGCGAGCGCAATCGGCAGCCAACTCGGCGAGAAGGTTGAATTGGAGTTCATCCTTGTCCGCCCCGAGGAAGGCACGCTAGTGCCTCAAGATCCGCTCATGGCAAGCCCTTCTCCCACCTATTCAAGAAGGGAAACCCTAGAACTCCTTCCGCGCCCTGAATTTGTTGATCGGTATGCGTTCGAAAGCTTCATTGTTGGCCCATCAAACAGATTGGCACATGCCGGCGCAAGCGCTGTATCCGAAAATCCGGGTTTTAAGTTCAATCCGCTTTTCATTTTCGGAGGGGTTGGGTTGGGAAAAACGCACCTCTTGCATGCCATAGGCCAACAAGTGCTGACGAATTGCCCGAATATGCGGGTTGCCTATATGAGCGGCGAGGCTTTTGCCGACCAATATGTGACTGCGGTTCGCGAGCAGCGAATTGAGCACTTCCGAAGACGATTGCGCAGCGTGGAGCTTTGGCTGATTGATGACGTCCAATTCATCGCCGGCAAAGAACGAACGCAGGAAGAGTTCTTCCACACATTCAACGCTCTCTACCAAACCGGCCGCCAGATCGTCCTGTGCAGCGATCGTCCGCCCAAAGAGCTCTATCTGATGGAAGAACGATTGAGGTCGCGCTTCGAGCAAGGATTAGTAGCCGATATCGCCGCTCCCGATCTTGAAACAAGAGCCGCTATTTTGCTAAAAAAAGCAGAAGCCGATAATTTCGAAATCCCGATGGACGTGGTCTACTATGTGGCCGACAAAATTCAGAGCAATATCCGCTCGTTGGAAGGCGCGCTGACCCGCCTAATGACCCAGGCATCACTCACCAACCAACCGGTAACCACACAATTAGCCGCCAAAGTACTCGGAGCCTTCTTCATCGAGCCGACTCCTTATCGTCCCGCCATCACGGTTAAAGCCATTATCAAGGCTTGCTGCAAACAATTTGGATTATCGGCGGATGAGATGACCGGTCAAGGTCGCAAGTCCAATATCGCCCAGGCAAGACAAGTTGCGATGTACCTCGCACGCGAGCATACGCAACTATCTTGGAAGGCTATTGGCAAGCATCTCGGCAACCGCGATCACACCACCGTCATGCACGGCCACCGCCTAATCGCTCAATCCTTACTCGACAGCCCTGCAATGGAAAGCGCCGTTCAAGAAATAATATCCGTCATCCGCTCCCCCCAAAGCAGCGACGAAGATTAG